One window of Sinorhizobium fredii NGR234 genomic DNA carries:
- a CDS encoding branched-chain amino acid ABC transporter permease produces the protein MEYFIQQLVNGLTLGSIYGMIAIGYTMVYGIIGMINFAHGDIFMLGGFAALIVFLILTTFMAGVPVVLALLLMMVVGMLTAALWNWTIERVAYRPLRGSFRLAPLITAIGMSIVLSNFIQVTQGPRNKPIPPLVSSVYDLFGITVSLKQIIIVVITAVLLSVFWYIVNRTPLGRAQRATEQDSKMAALLGVDVDRTISVTFIMGAALAAVAGTMYLMYYGVVVFTDGFAPGVKAFTAAVLGGIGSLPGAVLGGLLIGLIESLWSAYFTIDYKDVATFSILAIVLIFKPSGILGRPEVEKV, from the coding sequence ATGGAGTATTTCATCCAGCAGCTCGTCAACGGGCTGACGCTTGGGTCTATTTATGGTATGATCGCGATCGGTTATACCATGGTCTACGGCATCATCGGCATGATCAACTTCGCCCATGGCGATATATTCATGCTGGGCGGCTTTGCCGCGTTGATTGTCTTCTTGATTCTAACAACATTCATGGCAGGCGTACCAGTTGTGCTGGCGCTTCTGCTTATGATGGTCGTTGGCATGCTGACGGCGGCGCTTTGGAACTGGACGATCGAGCGGGTGGCCTACCGTCCGCTGCGTGGTTCGTTCCGGCTGGCGCCGCTGATCACCGCGATCGGCATGTCGATCGTCCTGTCGAACTTCATCCAGGTGACGCAGGGGCCGCGCAACAAGCCGATCCCGCCGCTCGTCTCCTCGGTCTACGACCTGTTCGGGATCACGGTTTCCCTGAAGCAGATTATCATCGTCGTCATCACCGCCGTTCTGCTGTCGGTCTTCTGGTATATCGTCAACCGGACGCCGCTCGGTCGTGCCCAGCGTGCTACCGAACAGGATAGCAAGATGGCGGCCCTGCTCGGCGTCGACGTCGACCGCACCATCTCGGTGACCTTCATCATGGGCGCAGCGCTGGCGGCCGTCGCCGGTACCATGTATCTCATGTATTACGGCGTCGTCGTCTTCACCGACGGTTTCGCTCCGGGGGTCAAGGCGTTCACCGCCGCCGTTCTCGGAGGCATCGGCTCGCTGCCGGGCGCCGTTCTCGGCGGACTGCTGATCGGCCTCATCGAGTCGCTTTGGTCGGCCTATTTCACAATCGACTACAAGGATGTCGCGACCTTCTCCATTCTCGCGATCGTCCTGATCTTCAAGCCGTCGGGTATTCTCGGACGACCGGAAGTCGAGAAGGTATAG
- the livM gene encoding high-affinity branched-chain amino acid ABC transporter permease LivM, with product MANVASTTASAGSELTARALREAVFSGLITLGLFVLFVGLKSDQNIRNELILTQRWGLLAIFVIVAMVGRFLMVAYAQPWLAQRKAAKAAAPDVAKEETFFSRNFSKIAILALVLYPPVIIALVGVQGSLKWVDNFGVQILIYVMLAWGLNIVVGLAGLLDLGYVAFYAVGAYSYALLSSYFGLSFWVLLPVAGILAACWGVVLGFPVLRLRGDYLAIVTLAFGEIIRLVLINWTEVTKGTFGVSGIAKATLFGIKFDASKDGFAALMGLPLSSAYYKIFLFYLILGLALLTAFVTIRLRRMPVGRAWEALREDEIACRSLGINTTTTKLTAFATGAMFGGFAGSFFAVRQGFVSPESFVFLESAVILAIVVLGGMGSLTGIFVAAVVMIGGTEILRELTFLKMIFGPNFTPELYRMLIFGLAMVVVMVWKPRGFVGSREPTAFLRERKAVSGSFTKEGHG from the coding sequence ATGGCAAATGTTGCATCTACTACCGCAAGCGCCGGCAGTGAGCTGACGGCGCGGGCCCTGCGCGAGGCTGTCTTCTCGGGGCTCATCACGCTCGGGCTGTTCGTGCTCTTCGTCGGTCTCAAGAGCGATCAGAACATCCGCAATGAGCTGATCCTTACCCAGCGCTGGGGCCTGCTGGCGATCTTCGTGATCGTCGCCATGGTCGGTCGCTTCCTGATGGTTGCCTATGCGCAGCCCTGGCTCGCCCAGCGCAAGGCGGCGAAGGCTGCTGCTCCGGACGTGGCGAAGGAGGAGACCTTCTTCAGTCGCAACTTCTCGAAGATCGCGATCCTCGCGCTGGTGCTGTACCCGCCGGTCATCATCGCGCTCGTCGGCGTCCAGGGTTCGCTCAAATGGGTGGACAATTTCGGCGTCCAGATCCTGATCTATGTGATGCTCGCCTGGGGTCTCAACATCGTCGTCGGCCTCGCCGGTCTGCTCGACCTTGGCTACGTCGCCTTTTACGCGGTCGGTGCCTATTCTTATGCGCTGCTCTCCAGCTATTTCGGCCTGTCCTTCTGGGTGCTGCTGCCGGTCGCCGGCATTCTTGCCGCCTGCTGGGGTGTCGTCCTTGGCTTCCCGGTGCTCAGATTGCGCGGTGACTACCTGGCGATCGTGACGCTCGCCTTCGGTGAAATCATCCGCCTCGTGCTGATCAACTGGACCGAGGTCACCAAGGGCACGTTCGGCGTGTCGGGCATTGCCAAGGCGACCCTGTTCGGCATCAAGTTCGATGCCTCGAAGGACGGTTTCGCAGCGCTGATGGGGCTACCGCTCTCGTCTGCCTACTACAAGATCTTCCTCTTCTACCTGATCCTTGGCCTTGCACTGTTGACGGCTTTCGTCACCATCCGGCTGCGCCGCATGCCGGTCGGTCGGGCCTGGGAGGCGCTTCGCGAGGACGAGATCGCCTGCCGTTCGCTCGGCATCAACACGACGACCACGAAGCTTACGGCTTTTGCCACCGGTGCCATGTTCGGCGGTTTTGCCGGATCGTTCTTCGCGGTGCGCCAGGGGTTCGTCTCGCCGGAATCCTTCGTCTTCCTCGAGTCGGCCGTCATTCTCGCCATCGTCGTGCTCGGCGGCATGGGCTCGCTGACCGGCATCTTCGTCGCTGCGGTAGTTATGATCGGCGGTACGGAGATCCTGCGCGAACTCACCTTCCTCAAGATGATCTTCGGACCGAACTTCACGCCTGAACTTTATCGCATGCTGATCTTCGGGCTTGCCATGGTGGTCGTCATGGTCTGGAAGCCGCGCGGCTTCGTCGGATCGCGCGAACCGACCGCATTCCTCCGCGAGCGTAAGGCCGTCTCCGGCAGCTTTACCAAGGAAGGGCACGGC
- the cysQ gene encoding 3'(2'),5'-bisphosphate nucleotidase CysQ yields MLEILERSAIAAGRAIMEIYNKGPAVTYKPDTSPVTDADHRAERIILDDLAAAFPDLPVVAEEAVAAGHVPDIAGKRFFLVDPLDGTKEFVERNSHFTVNIALIEDGVPVAGVVHAPALGVIYAGTAGRAAKAIVEAGRIAGSWQPIECRMASNRPVALISRWHNSAETLAYLDEHAITDCEAIGSSLKFCLLAEGYADIYPRFSRTMEWDTAAGDAILRAAGGETLLVDGNPFAYGKRNQPNDSDFANPWFIARGK; encoded by the coding sequence ATGCTGGAGATTCTGGAACGATCGGCGATTGCGGCCGGACGGGCGATCATGGAGATCTACAATAAGGGCCCGGCGGTGACCTACAAGCCGGACACCTCGCCGGTGACCGACGCGGATCATCGCGCCGAGCGCATCATCCTTGACGACCTTGCCGCCGCCTTTCCCGATCTTCCCGTCGTCGCCGAGGAAGCCGTTGCCGCCGGGCATGTCCCCGACATTGCCGGCAAGCGCTTCTTTCTCGTCGATCCCCTCGACGGCACCAAGGAGTTCGTCGAGCGCAACAGCCACTTCACGGTCAACATCGCGCTCATCGAAGACGGCGTTCCCGTCGCCGGTGTCGTCCATGCGCCGGCGCTCGGGGTGATCTATGCGGGAACTGCCGGACGGGCTGCCAAGGCAATCGTCGAAGCCGGCCGGATCGCAGGATCGTGGCAGCCGATTGAATGCCGCATGGCAAGCAACCGGCCAGTTGCACTGATCAGCCGCTGGCACAACAGCGCCGAAACGCTCGCCTACCTTGACGAACACGCCATTACCGACTGCGAAGCCATCGGCTCGTCGCTGAAGTTCTGCCTGCTTGCCGAAGGGTATGCCGACATCTATCCGCGCTTCAGCCGCACAATGGAATGGGACACGGCCGCCGGCGACGCGATCCTACGGGCGGCGGGTGGCGAAACGTTGCTGGTCGACGGCAACCCTTTCGCCTATGGGAAGCGCA